TacaggaaaagcagcaaagacaCCAGTGTCCATCATCCTCATATTACCGAGTCTGACCTGGAAATTATTAGAAATTCAGCTATACTGTCCCCAGATACACCTGTGGGCCTGTTGAGAAAGGCATGGTTCAACATCCAGCTTTGCTTTGCATGGAGGGGCAGAGAGGGAAACCGAGAGCTGATTAAGTCATCTTTTGTTCTGCTGCATGAATTACCTTGGGAACATGCTGAAAATGATCTGTGAAGAAGTGAGATATTTAGCCCTACACAAAagctgataaaaacataaactatatgaattttatatactttaatCATCCATCCTCCCACTTCCCTAAATTATTTATGCCTCTCAGGTGAGTCTCTTCGTACCTCTCTCCTGGATCTACACAAACCACAGCCCACAGAGCACTACTATGGGTTGGCTCTCGGATGCCTGGAAAGTCGCCAGATTATGTCGGTAACAGGCCACCGATGTGAGACCAGATTGAATCACACTGGGTCCCATCCATATCGGAGAGGAAGACATGGGGCCAGATCTTGTCTTGCCATACATCCACAAGCACCATTGCCCATTGTCAATGCCCAGTTCAGCTGACTTCTAATAAGTCAGACTTGTTCGGTACCTCAAGCCCAAGTATGTTATGCCatcgagagctactgtgactaaacgcATTGATaaacactttgaggagaagaaggatgagcttAAAATCAAGTTGGCCAGAGCAGACAAGCTAACCActgactgctggacagctctcacaaatgaaagctacatcacaactacttgtcactttattaatGCTGACTGGGAGATACAGTCCAGTGTGCTCCTCACTCAAAGCCTCTCTGTCCATCACACGTCAGACAACCTCGCAGAGAAGCTGACTAGTGCGGTGGAGACATGGGGCCTCAACAGCTGTGTGTTGGCATGTGTCCAAGATAACACCAAAAACATTGTGGCAGCTAATTCCCCTATGCGCATCCTCTGGGACTCTGTGCCATGTTATGTGCACACACTCCAACTCGCCAACAACAACAGTTTCAATGTTTACGTGTGTCGTGTGATTGGTTGCTGCTGGGAGGCTGGTGAAGCACTTAAGCCACAGCCATCCAACCACCCTGGCACTGAAAGTGAAGCAGGTACAGATGCAGCTGCCACAGCACACCCTTATCCAGTCCACGAAGACATGATGGAACTCTGTCTGTGACATGTTTGAGAAGTTGGTGGAGCAATTTTAATGTAGCTGGTCGAGTTTGAGTTAATTCTAACTACTTATTATACTGTTggtaatttaatatttaatattgcATCATAAATTGATAAAATGATCACATATTTTGTATGTTGGGGCAGGACTATCTACCCTGTTACCATAGAAACACCTGACTAGAGATCTAATGACTAATGTCTAAGTGTTTGTGGCTAGCCCAGCTGTTGGTTGTCTGTATGCTAAATCTGTAAAAGTAGCCACTGGCCGCTCGCAAAAATCACTTCTCAGATTCTCAGATTCGATTCACATCGATCAATACTCAGTGTATCAGCAAGGGACACCTGCAAGATCATGATTTCGTCCctgcacatttttaaatcaattaaaaaaaccATACGTCCATTTTCAAAACTACCTAAATTACTATAGCATTAGTAGCACTGCTAGTCATATTTTTCAACATATACAGCTTATTTCATCTACAGCACTAACAACAACTCTCTTAACTTTCTGCAAGTCTTTGTTGTCAGCATTAACTTGGTAGCTAGACATGTAATTTACTATACtatataattgtattttttttaatatatatctACTTTATCATGCCTACTCcgtgtatataacacagtatGAATAagtattattttcttctttcagacatgcagacaggagGCCCAGTGACAGTTCTAGAGAGTGCAGCTGCCATTTTACAGAGGGACTTGAGAGGGGTCCAATAAGGTTTCCTGTGTGGGAAGAGTCCACCTGTGCAGAGCAATCTGCCCGTGGAGAAGAGCCTGGCTGTAGGGGGCAATCTGCCTGTGGAAGGGAGTCTGCCCATGGAGGAGAGTGGGCCTGTTGACAGTGTGCTGACCCCCAAATGTCTAGGTTTCAGGTACTCGAGGTTCAACCCTCAATGAAAAGGTACTTAGGATGGAAACTGACCTCCCAGACAGAAGCATCTTCAACATCTTCTTTGGCTATATGAAACGATTTAAAGAGTCCATCGTTTATTATGCTGACTGGAAGGTATAATCTCTGTCACTTGATGACTAGATCTTCATGACTCTCATGAAGCTCTTTCATAACTACACCAACTTGCATCTTGCTCAGCTCTTCCAGTGTAGCTCCACTTGTGTGACAAATTTAGTACTTACATTCATCCATGTTCTCCATGAGTTATGGTTCAAGGACATCATGACCACTGTGCCAAGTTGGGAGAAAAATCTGTCAAGCTTACAGTCTTCATTCCAGATGTATTGCAACTGCAGGATGGTCATACATTGCACAGCAGTTAAAATTGCTACTTCAGCCTCCATGGACCTTCAGAAGCACACCTACTCGTCATACAGAGGCATGCATTCATTTAAAATCTTGCAAGGTGTGGTGACAAACGCTGTGATAACATACTGCAGCAAACTGGATCAGTCTCTGACAAGGACATCGTGGCTAAGAGTGGAATCCTGGAGGTCTTCAAGTCAGGTGATCTTATACTTGCTGATGAAGGATTTCTAATCCAAGACATTATGCCAGAAGGAGTCAGTGTGAACATCCCACTGTTTTTGCATCATGGCACGTTCACAAAGAGTGAGATTAAACATACTAAAGATGTTGCACAGACAGTTTTTGATAACAGTGTAAGATTCATGATATATCAATATGTTTGTTCTTAATTTACttgttcttttctgtcttttgacCTTTGGAGAGTTTTGAGGCTATATGGATGTTGCTTTAGATTTATTGGCATTGTTAAAGCTTTTGTGTCCATTTTGTATTTAATGCTATTTTCTGGCAGGTGACACATATGCTTTGTGTTAATTCAAGGTGCTCATCAGCCAGACCAGTCTTTGTGGTCCTCTGATTGAATGATTGAGGTAGCtctaatgtttatatatatgtaagTGTTGTGATGCTGCCCATATACCTGTAATAAATTTCAGCAGTAAGCGAGACATTGTGCAGGagttcttttcattgttttcagatTGCATTACATTTCAAATAACGCACGTGTGAGGGTGTGGTGTTATGTGATTGGCTTTCAGcagactgtaaaataaagagttacACAGTAAAAAATTGCATTCCTTTTTATACCTTAATGAAATGATCACCATTGTTTTGATTTCCTTTAATGTTTTGGATCATTGGCTTCCCTGTTAGCAGGCACTGACAGGTGGCATGGCGAGAACTCTGATCGATTGCCtcccaaaaaataaataaaaaaattaaataaagtaacAAATATAACCATTAGAACAGCTGTAGAACAAATAAATTGAACAATGTAGTTATCCTCAAGGATGTAAAAAGGTGAACTGATCTCAGAAATGATTAACTATTATTAACGATTTACAAGCAATGTTTTAGTCCATTGACAGTTCTACACAAGCTGTGGAGGCATGTGATCCTTGTAGAAGGACTCCAAGATCCCCACATTAGGCTGCCAGAAGTCATCACGGGAGATGGGTATGATCACACACTGCTTGGGTGTCCAGATGGTGAAACAGTAGGTGGTCTTCCCAGACATGTGAAGCTGCCCCTGTTCTTGGTGCCAGTAGTGGTGATCCTCCTTCTGGTGGAAGGCGCCACCTTCCTTCTGATGAAGGTACAAGGACTTATCCTGCACTGCTTCCTCAATAGTATGGTCCCCCCACTGGAATGGGTACTTCACCTCAATGATGTCTGTCTCTCCAGCCAGACCATCTGGGGAGGCACCCAGGA
This genomic interval from Thunnus thynnus chromosome 11, fThuThy2.1, whole genome shotgun sequence contains the following:
- the LOC137192137 gene encoding uncharacterized protein produces the protein MRMSVRQIMAIQTLTVGQKDNHLWHVLRKGRPTASHFGSVLMVKRPLISKLCGNQDLQGVLALQWDIANEQEWINAFEDATGMKVRGSGLWLADSWVLGASPDGLAGETDIIEVKYPFQWGDHTIEEAVQDKSLYLHQKEGGAFHQKEDHHYWHQEQGQLHMSGKTTYCFTIWTPKQCVIIPISRDDFWQPNVGILESFYKDHMPPQLV